In Oceaniferula marina, the following proteins share a genomic window:
- a CDS encoding beta-N-acetylhexosaminidase family protein yields the protein MKAITHTSLLLSLATSTLCLPAHAGNPETDVWPKPQKSEVQAPVGMAAEQLAPQAVKPFPALVEAFNTRKLKPSGTTPITTIGGEAAKTQLKAAHIKPIAGAYLLTISPKKITITAADQAGIFYATQTLAQMITADGKLPSCRIADWPDMPFRGSIEGFYGKPWEHERRLSQIRFYGKYKMNAYIYGPKDDPYSGFNSNLWREPYPAEQAKQISELVKTSRENHVNFIWALHPGSSIRWDDKNGDGTPDDIITAQKKLEAMYQLGVRSFAVFFDDIGGEGAKAEMQAKMLNQINRDFIKKKKDVTPLLMCPTDYAGAHGSDYKKSLGAALDKDIDIMWTGPRICADIPADSVESVSEHWQRKPFIWWNWPVNDYCRYNLLLGRTYGLDKGNKGQLSGFASNPMDKPEASKIALFSIANWAWNIDAFDSQASWKASFPRLYGDLAKPMFVFSQHNSDQGPSVHGYRREESVTIKPTVDKALEQYRSSKQLGKTEAQTLSKEFASITEAAQTIIRNMPTSDPALWHEIEFWVKSFEELGKAGTAAVTLASGNGGNGPSHMALFSTIATAKARQQAFSDAQKQRHFEETFPSDKKWSKGCKVATLVLSPLVDELFTSEWAKAYKLLGGKASSGSSIYRAFSNVDSLNKIQAERDGKYVSLQRILEVVKLAPKKHIGLALPEGVHANYIHIVLNDAKAAETCIIEVSKDGKKWTTFNARKSNGELQNPVNPNEQIRYFRMLNPSSTTLEFRIEKFKFDVPADAKSNSISAATDGDPTSYYTINKAETFTGPAKAKQAYILTDAPETAIKRNGNQVTITPPKEGKLHLFEILWR from the coding sequence ATGAAAGCGATCACACACACATCCCTACTTCTTTCATTGGCCACCTCAACGCTCTGCCTCCCCGCACACGCCGGGAACCCCGAGACCGACGTCTGGCCAAAACCTCAAAAGTCCGAAGTGCAAGCACCGGTCGGCATGGCAGCCGAGCAACTCGCCCCACAAGCGGTCAAACCATTCCCGGCATTGGTCGAAGCATTCAATACGCGTAAACTCAAACCAAGCGGCACGACCCCCATCACCACCATCGGTGGCGAAGCCGCAAAAACGCAACTCAAGGCCGCTCACATCAAGCCCATTGCCGGAGCCTACCTACTGACCATCTCGCCAAAGAAAATCACCATCACCGCAGCAGACCAGGCCGGCATATTTTACGCCACCCAAACACTGGCCCAAATGATCACAGCCGACGGCAAACTGCCAAGCTGCCGCATCGCCGACTGGCCGGATATGCCATTCCGAGGCTCAATTGAAGGGTTTTACGGAAAACCGTGGGAACACGAACGCCGACTCAGCCAAATCCGCTTCTACGGGAAATACAAAATGAACGCCTACATCTACGGGCCGAAAGACGACCCCTATTCCGGATTCAACTCCAACCTCTGGCGCGAACCCTATCCGGCGGAGCAAGCAAAACAAATCTCGGAGCTGGTCAAAACATCCCGTGAAAACCATGTCAATTTCATCTGGGCCCTGCATCCCGGGTCATCGATCCGGTGGGACGATAAAAATGGTGATGGAACTCCCGACGACATCATCACTGCCCAGAAAAAGCTCGAGGCAATGTATCAGCTCGGGGTTCGTTCATTTGCCGTGTTCTTTGACGATATCGGAGGCGAAGGCGCCAAGGCCGAAATGCAGGCGAAAATGCTCAACCAAATCAACCGCGATTTCATCAAGAAGAAAAAGGATGTCACCCCGCTGCTGATGTGCCCGACCGATTACGCGGGAGCCCATGGCAGCGATTATAAAAAGAGCCTTGGGGCAGCACTCGATAAGGACATCGACATCATGTGGACCGGCCCTCGAATCTGCGCAGATATCCCAGCGGACTCCGTCGAATCCGTTTCAGAGCACTGGCAACGCAAACCCTTCATCTGGTGGAACTGGCCCGTCAACGACTACTGCCGCTACAACCTTCTGCTCGGCCGAACCTACGGCCTGGACAAAGGAAACAAAGGCCAACTTTCCGGCTTTGCGTCCAACCCCATGGACAAACCGGAAGCCTCAAAAATTGCCCTCTTCAGTATTGCCAACTGGGCATGGAACATTGACGCCTTCGACTCCCAGGCTTCTTGGAAGGCTTCCTTCCCCCGCCTCTACGGTGATCTGGCAAAGCCGATGTTTGTTTTTTCCCAACACAACTCCGACCAAGGACCCAGTGTGCACGGATACCGCCGCGAGGAATCCGTAACGATCAAGCCCACCGTGGATAAAGCTCTCGAGCAATACCGTTCATCCAAACAACTAGGTAAAACCGAAGCCCAGACACTTTCCAAGGAATTTGCCAGCATCACCGAAGCCGCACAAACCATCATCCGCAACATGCCCACCAGCGACCCCGCGCTCTGGCATGAAATCGAATTCTGGGTCAAATCCTTCGAAGAGCTGGGTAAGGCGGGAACCGCCGCCGTCACACTCGCCTCCGGCAACGGTGGCAACGGACCCTCTCACATGGCGCTTTTCTCAACCATCGCCACAGCAAAAGCCCGGCAGCAGGCTTTTTCCGATGCTCAGAAGCAACGCCACTTTGAAGAAACCTTCCCAAGCGATAAAAAGTGGTCCAAAGGATGCAAAGTCGCCACCCTCGTGCTCAGCCCGCTGGTCGATGAGCTCTTCACCAGCGAGTGGGCCAAGGCATACAAACTGCTCGGAGGAAAAGCCAGCAGTGGAAGCTCCATCTACCGCGCCTTTTCCAATGTCGACAGCTTAAACAAGATCCAAGCCGAACGGGATGGCAAGTATGTCTCGCTGCAGCGCATTCTGGAAGTTGTCAAACTTGCCCCAAAAAAGCACATCGGTCTGGCTCTTCCCGAAGGAGTTCACGCCAACTACATCCACATTGTGCTCAACGATGCCAAAGCCGCGGAAACCTGCATCATTGAGGTGTCAAAGGATGGAAAAAAATGGACCACCTTCAATGCTCGAAAAAGCAACGGCGAGCTCCAGAACCCGGTGAACCCCAACGAGCAGATCCGCTACTTCCGCATGCTCAACCCATCCAGCACAACACTTGAATTCCGCATCGAGAAATTCAAGTTCGATGTTCCGGCCGACGCCAAAAGCAATTCCATCTCCGCCGCTACCGATGGCGACCCCACAAGCTACTACACCATCAACAAAGCTGAAACCTTCACAGGACCGGCCAAGGCAAAACAAGCTTACATCCTCACCGATGCTCCAGAAACCGCCATCAAGAGAAACGGAAACCAAGTGACCATCACACCCCCCAAAGAAGGCAAGCTCCATCTCTTCGAGATCCTTTGGAGGTGA
- a CDS encoding competence/damage-inducible protein A, whose product MKIEIINTGSELLLGATLNTHGAWIGDALFRLGLRVQRQNTVPDGEAITCALQEAMSRSDAVIVTGGIGPTSDDLSREALAKVLDLPLVEDPEALRAIQAYFTRLDRDMAEDNNKQAFKPEGCTCLPNHNGTAPGVYSPPELSPKQNCSVFLLPGPPGEMHPMFENELIPRLLEQADSLSESWSQPSIQTLRFTGIGESDFHARLNRAFSQIPHLEIGYCARPGELDLRLIGNRNSIEEAADLARSAFPKQCFSKSGQSLEERVVELLGKQGKQLSTAESCTGGRIANRITDVPGASSVFTHGFVSYSNEAKQALLGVEQGLLDQFGAVSEPVALAMAQGAREKSSADIAVAVTGIAGPDGGSADKPVGTVWLAVSTSKQNKAVHAYYPRGRENFKQLVSQKALDLVRLALEP is encoded by the coding sequence ATGAAGATTGAAATCATCAACACCGGCAGTGAACTCCTGCTTGGAGCCACGCTGAATACCCACGGCGCCTGGATCGGAGATGCGTTGTTCAGGCTCGGCCTGCGCGTTCAACGCCAAAACACCGTGCCCGATGGAGAGGCCATTACCTGCGCCTTGCAGGAGGCCATGAGCCGGAGCGATGCCGTCATCGTGACAGGAGGTATCGGCCCCACCAGCGATGACCTCAGCCGCGAAGCACTGGCGAAAGTTCTGGACCTCCCACTGGTCGAAGACCCTGAGGCGCTGAGAGCGATTCAGGCCTATTTCACCCGTCTCGACCGAGACATGGCCGAGGACAATAACAAACAAGCCTTCAAACCGGAAGGCTGCACATGCTTACCCAACCACAACGGCACGGCCCCCGGGGTCTACAGCCCTCCGGAGCTGAGCCCCAAACAAAACTGCTCCGTCTTCCTGCTGCCCGGTCCTCCGGGGGAGATGCACCCGATGTTTGAAAACGAGCTGATCCCCCGCCTGCTCGAACAAGCCGATAGCCTATCGGAGTCCTGGTCCCAACCGTCCATCCAGACCCTGCGTTTTACTGGCATCGGAGAAAGTGATTTCCACGCCCGTCTCAACCGGGCCTTTTCCCAGATCCCCCATTTGGAAATCGGCTACTGCGCCCGCCCGGGCGAACTTGATTTACGCCTGATCGGCAATCGCAACAGCATCGAAGAAGCGGCCGACCTCGCCCGGTCAGCTTTTCCAAAACAATGCTTCAGTAAGTCCGGCCAGTCGCTTGAAGAGCGTGTCGTCGAACTCCTCGGCAAACAGGGAAAACAGCTCAGCACCGCAGAAAGTTGCACCGGTGGCCGCATTGCCAACCGGATCACCGATGTCCCCGGTGCCTCATCCGTCTTCACCCACGGTTTTGTCAGCTACTCCAACGAAGCCAAACAAGCATTGCTCGGTGTCGAGCAGGGCTTGCTTGATCAATTCGGAGCCGTCAGTGAACCTGTCGCTCTGGCCATGGCTCAAGGCGCAAGAGAGAAATCCAGTGCTGATATCGCCGTCGCCGTCACCGGTATCGCCGGCCCGGATGGGGGAAGCGCAGACAAACCCGTCGGCACCGTTTGGCTGGCCGTTTCCACGAGTAAGCAAAACAAAGCAGTTCACGCCTATTACCCGCGTGGCCGGGAGAACTTCAAACAGCTAGTCAGCCAAAAGGCACTGGATTTGGTCCGACTCGCCCTCGAGCCCTAA
- the pyrE gene encoding orotate phosphoribosyltransferase, producing the protein MSNDDTRSQLKSLLLEKSVRTGEFTLASGKTSDLYIDCRVTAMDPVGATLIGKLGWETVKAEIQKQGLDVQAIGGMTLGADPISLAVGMTSAQDEKPLQVFTVRKEPKGHGKGKQIEGNFNDGDTIVIVDDVITTGGSTLKAADVLEASGAKIAFALVLVDREEGGKEAIEARGIPVISLYSRSTLLD; encoded by the coding sequence ATGTCCAACGATGATACACGTTCTCAGCTGAAATCCCTCCTGCTCGAAAAATCCGTCCGGACCGGCGAATTCACCCTCGCTTCCGGCAAAACCTCCGACCTCTACATCGACTGCCGGGTCACGGCAATGGACCCCGTCGGAGCCACTCTGATCGGAAAACTCGGATGGGAAACCGTCAAAGCCGAAATCCAAAAACAAGGGCTCGATGTCCAGGCCATCGGTGGCATGACCCTCGGAGCCGACCCCATCTCGCTCGCTGTCGGCATGACCTCTGCCCAGGATGAGAAGCCACTGCAGGTGTTCACTGTCCGCAAAGAGCCCAAAGGCCACGGCAAAGGAAAACAAATCGAAGGTAATTTCAACGACGGCGACACCATCGTCATCGTCGATGACGTCATCACCACCGGAGGATCCACGCTCAAGGCCGCCGATGTGCTTGAAGCGTCCGGAGCCAAAATCGCCTTTGCCCTGGTTCTCGTCGACCGCGAAGAAGGCGGCAAAGAAGCCATCGAAGCCCGCGGCATCCCCGTCATCTCACTCTACTCCCGCAGCACCCTGTTGGATTAA